The following proteins are co-located in the uncultured Draconibacterium sp. genome:
- a CDS encoding YdcF family protein: MRLVRNLLVLFGFFFLICVILALTSAPFWGYHWLGTSKSELKWPPKTIVLLGGGGMPSQSNLMRSWYTEKASKSFPEADVIIAMPGDLEDSLSTPQLMKRELILRGVDSLKINFETEATNTRAQALNCQRVILMQDPILLVTSPEHMRRSVLCFQKAGFEKVNALPAFENAAEADFTFKDDDLGGNTVLVPDVGQSINLRYQLWNHLKYEILIAREMVAITYYKIRGWI, encoded by the coding sequence TTGAGATTAGTACGAAATTTATTGGTACTGTTTGGATTCTTTTTTCTAATCTGCGTTATTCTGGCTCTGACTTCGGCTCCGTTTTGGGGATATCACTGGTTGGGAACCAGTAAATCGGAATTAAAATGGCCCCCCAAAACGATTGTACTTTTGGGCGGCGGCGGAATGCCCAGCCAAAGTAATCTGATGCGAAGCTGGTACACCGAAAAAGCATCCAAATCGTTTCCTGAAGCCGATGTAATTATTGCCATGCCGGGCGATCTGGAAGATTCGTTAAGCACACCCCAATTAATGAAAAGAGAATTAATTTTACGCGGAGTAGATTCTCTTAAAATAAATTTCGAAACGGAAGCCACAAACACACGGGCACAAGCTTTAAACTGCCAAAGAGTAATATTAATGCAAGATCCCATTCTGCTCGTCACGTCACCCGAACACATGCGGCGTTCGGTACTGTGTTTTCAAAAAGCCGGTTTCGAAAAAGTGAATGCACTGCCCGCATTCGAAAATGCTGCCGAAGCCGATTTTACATTCAAAGACGATGATTTGGGCGGAAATACAGTTCTGGTGCCGGATGTTGGTCAAAGTATCAATCTTCGTTATCAACTCTGGAATCATTTAAAATACGAGATTCTGATTGCTCGTGAAATGGTGGCAATAACTTATTACAAAATCAGAGGTTGGATTTAA
- a CDS encoding alpha/beta hydrolase fold domain-containing protein, translated as MKKILILLFLFLSAVQVFSQANKFTTTNFVYKTIDGHALEMTFYKPVLSSAMNLPALVFFFGGGWVGGSPEHFKLQAEYLASRGMIVVCPDYRVKSRQGTTPFEAVKDALSAIRYLRSNSRELGIDSDKIVVAGGSAGGHLAACTALFENYNDADDDLSVSTKPLALVLFNPVVDTGKRGYGSEKMEGREFEISPVHHIVAGMAPNLIMHGKEDVTVPYENVERFTCLMKQIGNKCELKGYKNQTHGFFNYSQSPKYFKKTLMETERFLEEFNLLRGESWANKYCKQIN; from the coding sequence ATGAAGAAAATTCTTATTTTATTATTCCTATTTCTGTCGGCAGTTCAGGTTTTTAGCCAGGCAAACAAATTTACCACTACAAATTTTGTTTATAAGACCATTGATGGACATGCTCTTGAAATGACTTTTTATAAACCTGTTTTATCATCAGCCATGAATTTGCCGGCCCTGGTTTTCTTTTTTGGTGGTGGCTGGGTTGGTGGTTCTCCGGAACATTTTAAGTTGCAAGCCGAATATCTTGCATCACGTGGAATGATCGTAGTTTGTCCTGATTACCGTGTAAAAAGCAGGCAGGGAACTACTCCTTTTGAAGCGGTGAAAGATGCTTTGTCAGCAATTCGGTATTTGCGCAGCAATAGTCGCGAACTTGGAATAGATTCGGATAAAATTGTTGTTGCGGGAGGTTCTGCTGGTGGGCATTTGGCGGCATGTACGGCACTTTTTGAGAATTATAATGATGCTGACGACGATCTATCTGTATCAACAAAACCACTGGCGTTGGTACTTTTTAATCCGGTGGTTGATACCGGGAAACGTGGATATGGAAGTGAAAAGATGGAAGGGCGCGAATTTGAAATTTCGCCGGTTCACCACATTGTAGCCGGTATGGCTCCCAATTTAATTATGCACGGAAAAGAGGATGTAACGGTGCCCTACGAAAATGTAGAGCGGTTTACATGTTTAATGAAACAGATAGGAAACAAGTGCGAGCTGAAAGGTTACAAAAATCAAACACACGGTTTCTTTAATTATAGCCAAAGTCCAAAATATTTCAAAAAAACCTTAATGGAGACCGAGCGTTTTCTTGAGGAATTTAATTTGCTTCGTGGCGAAAGTTGGGCGAATAAATACTGTAAACAAATAAACTGA
- a CDS encoding M20/M25/M40 family metallo-hydrolase codes for MKITVFVILIAILASCGPKFNPEITIDDIKENISYLASDSLKGRKPGEPGDLLAAEFIRSKFEAAGLELLYNNGFQSFNLVSSAELGEGNSCKLADRSFTPESDFLPYAFSANTRVSAQVVFAGYGIEVDRDSLKWNDFKDVSAEGKWIMALQGDPDLDNPTSPFLEFSSERAKGLTASDKNAAGLILVAGPKFSENDELSSLFFDKNSSRFSIPVIQITRKVANEILAETGKTIESIENEISEKNEGISLVTNALLEVTVNVNLKETTTQNVVAMIRGSDENLKDEYLVLGGHYDHLGMGGPGSGSRAVDTVAVHNGADDNASGVSAVIQLAEKIAAEGNPKRSLIFVAFGAEEMGLVGSKAFTAEAPVASEKMVAMFNFDMVGRLDSASEALSIGGTQTAKETEQLLNDLNPGFQLAFSGEGVGPSDHASFYLQNIPVFFISTGAHSDYHTPQDDTELINFEGAKKVMDYSYALVENVANRDSALTFQEAGAKFQRSRGGRFKVTLGVMPDFAGLEKRGMRIDGVTKGKPAYNGGMLKGDIITAIDGKKVGNIYEYMSRLKTLEAGETITVDVLRDDKPTVLIIQL; via the coding sequence ATGAAGATTACTGTATTTGTTATACTGATAGCAATTCTTGCTTCTTGCGGACCAAAGTTTAATCCTGAAATTACAATTGATGACATAAAAGAAAATATAAGCTATTTGGCGTCTGATTCGTTGAAGGGACGCAAACCCGGTGAGCCCGGCGATTTGCTTGCTGCCGAATTTATACGTTCAAAATTTGAAGCTGCAGGATTGGAATTGCTCTACAACAACGGCTTTCAATCTTTTAATTTGGTTTCGTCGGCAGAACTGGGCGAGGGGAATAGTTGTAAACTTGCAGACCGGTCATTTACTCCCGAAAGCGATTTTTTACCCTACGCATTTTCTGCCAATACCAGAGTGAGTGCACAGGTTGTTTTTGCCGGTTACGGAATAGAAGTGGATCGCGACTCGTTAAAATGGAACGATTTTAAAGATGTCTCTGCTGAGGGGAAATGGATCATGGCTTTGCAGGGCGATCCTGATTTAGATAATCCAACAAGTCCGTTTCTTGAGTTTTCTTCGGAACGTGCCAAAGGACTAACTGCTTCTGATAAAAATGCCGCCGGATTAATTTTGGTGGCCGGTCCAAAATTTAGTGAGAACGATGAGTTATCCTCCTTGTTTTTTGACAAGAACAGCAGTCGTTTTAGTATTCCGGTAATACAGATAACACGTAAAGTTGCCAACGAAATTTTGGCCGAAACAGGAAAAACCATTGAGTCTATTGAAAATGAGATTAGTGAAAAAAATGAGGGAATAAGCCTTGTTACGAATGCTCTGTTAGAAGTAACGGTAAACGTCAATTTAAAAGAAACTACCACCCAAAATGTGGTTGCAATGATTCGGGGATCTGATGAAAATCTGAAAGATGAATATCTTGTTTTAGGCGGTCATTACGATCATCTTGGAATGGGCGGGCCCGGTTCTGGTTCGCGTGCTGTTGATACCGTTGCTGTGCACAACGGTGCCGATGATAATGCTTCGGGTGTTTCGGCAGTAATACAATTAGCCGAGAAAATTGCCGCAGAAGGAAATCCGAAACGAAGCCTTATTTTTGTTGCATTTGGAGCAGAAGAAATGGGATTGGTTGGTTCGAAAGCATTTACAGCCGAAGCTCCTGTAGCCAGTGAAAAAATGGTTGCCATGTTTAACTTCGATATGGTTGGCCGTTTAGATTCGGCCAGCGAAGCCTTAAGTATTGGTGGTACTCAAACAGCAAAAGAAACAGAACAACTGTTAAACGATTTGAATCCCGGATTTCAACTTGCGTTTTCCGGCGAAGGTGTTGGCCCTTCCGATCATGCTTCATTTTATTTACAAAATATACCGGTGTTTTTTATTTCTACCGGAGCTCATTCCGATTATCATACGCCACAAGACGATACCGAATTAATTAATTTTGAAGGAGCCAAAAAAGTAATGGACTATTCTTATGCTTTGGTAGAAAACGTAGCCAATCGCGACAGTGCATTAACGTTCCAGGAAGCAGGTGCTAAATTTCAGCGTAGCAGGGGCGGGCGTTTTAAAGTTACGTTGGGTGTTATGCCCGATTTTGCTGGATTGGAAAAACGAGGAATGCGAATTGATGGCGTTACCAAAGGGAAACCTGCTTATAACGGAGGAATGCTAAAAGGAGATATTATAACCGCCATTGATGGAAAAAAAGTAGGTAATATATATGAATACATGAGTCGCTTGAAAACCCTTGAAGCTGGAGAAACCATTACGGTTGATGTGCTGCGCGATGATAAACCTACTGTTCTAATTATTCAATTGTAA
- a CDS encoding DUF6340 family protein — protein MRQLFTKNTYALLLLMFLAVSCSTTKIITIEIPEPAQKELPDRIQSLLLVNRTVDENYSDLKADSLQNIFYRKQFTLDTLIYDLTAVDTTLKALGELLFESGRYDFVIPENRFLDFEKNTFFSQEMPWQQVKDICETYNTDAVLSLDMFSTQVITKYDKDTYFDPIQDGFFTASTANMAIIYNALFRIYDPLEEKVLVREFFKDTVQWSDYGASANDLFRHFTPVKTALTEAGIAIALDFSEKITTVWREEQRSFYVKGDDNLKHAGTFIDNQQWIQAMALWKETAENAKSKATKSKAQLNVAIAYELQGDIENAISWALDSYNTMYRQFTYQYLELLNKRKKELQKQTK, from the coding sequence ATGAGACAGCTTTTTACAAAAAATACATACGCATTACTGCTGCTAATGTTTCTGGCCGTTTCATGTTCAACGACTAAAATAATAACTATTGAAATTCCGGAACCGGCACAAAAAGAATTGCCGGACCGTATTCAAAGTTTGCTGTTAGTAAACCGTACCGTTGACGAAAACTATTCGGATTTGAAAGCAGATTCGCTTCAAAATATTTTTTACCGAAAACAGTTCACACTTGATACGCTGATTTATGACCTCACTGCTGTTGATACAACGTTAAAAGCTTTAGGTGAACTTTTATTTGAATCGGGAAGATATGATTTTGTTATTCCCGAAAACCGTTTTTTAGACTTCGAAAAGAATACATTTTTCAGTCAGGAAATGCCGTGGCAACAGGTAAAAGACATTTGCGAAACCTACAATACCGATGCAGTATTATCGCTCGATATGTTTAGTACACAAGTAATAACTAAGTACGACAAGGATACATATTTCGATCCCATTCAGGATGGATTTTTTACTGCATCAACCGCAAACATGGCTATAATTTACAATGCTCTGTTTCGAATTTACGATCCGCTGGAAGAGAAAGTATTGGTTCGCGAATTTTTTAAAGATACTGTTCAATGGAGCGATTACGGAGCTTCGGCAAACGATTTGTTTCGCCATTTTACACCGGTAAAAACTGCACTAACTGAAGCAGGAATTGCCATTGCGCTCGATTTTTCGGAAAAAATTACAACTGTTTGGAGAGAGGAGCAACGAAGCTTTTATGTTAAAGGAGATGACAATTTAAAACACGCTGGCACATTTATTGATAACCAACAATGGATTCAGGCCATGGCCCTGTGGAAAGAAACAGCAGAAAATGCTAAATCGAAAGCGACTAAAAGCAAGGCACAACTAAATGTTGCTATTGCTTATGAGTTACAAGGCGATATTGAAAATGCGATTTCGTGGGCACTAGATTCGTACAATACAATGTACCGCCAGTTTACCTACCAGTATCTGGAATTGTTAAACAAAAGAAAAAAAGAACTTCAAAAACAAACTAAATGA
- a CDS encoding DUF6340 family protein — protein sequence MNRLIFLGFILLLFSSCTVYKEYSIDIYKPGEIAIPPEAQNIAIVYRNFKYPGDTLQHYYKDDHRLRKAPKDPENLDSILVSTCMKELAKNFKTQNTFNNIHIFPQLFEPHSAKKLPALNYDVVNTLTTSSQTDLLISLETFSYFYSEYSSTEEMPTKSNEVITAAVWGVYNPYSQKLLERKTMIDTIFWNGYDNQGNYRRNSKLPPRITALKIASQMAGENYSKRFFASWQTVNRSYSVPPLPDFSAADEYVQKGEWDNAILLWKRYAADDNGRMAINARYNLALGYEMKDDIDTALKWIVAAQQIATDYRSKEDLKMILQYRKILTKRQTDIARLKQL from the coding sequence ATGAACCGACTCATTTTTCTGGGTTTTATTCTTCTCCTTTTCAGCTCGTGTACCGTTTATAAAGAATATTCTATTGACATTTATAAACCCGGCGAAATAGCAATACCTCCCGAAGCACAAAATATTGCAATTGTTTATCGTAATTTTAAATACCCCGGCGACACATTACAGCATTACTACAAAGACGATCACCGGCTACGAAAAGCGCCAAAAGATCCGGAAAACCTCGACAGTATTTTGGTAAGTACCTGCATGAAAGAACTGGCCAAAAACTTTAAAACACAAAACACATTTAACAACATCCATATTTTCCCTCAATTATTTGAACCGCATTCAGCCAAAAAACTACCTGCCTTAAATTACGATGTGGTAAATACACTCACCACCTCCAGCCAAACCGATTTATTAATATCGCTCGAAACTTTTTCGTATTTCTACTCTGAATACTCATCTACCGAAGAAATGCCAACCAAGTCGAACGAAGTAATTACAGCCGCTGTTTGGGGCGTTTACAATCCTTATTCGCAGAAGCTCCTGGAACGCAAAACCATGATCGACACCATTTTTTGGAATGGTTACGACAACCAGGGAAATTACCGACGAAACAGCAAATTGCCTCCACGTATTACGGCTTTAAAAATTGCCTCGCAAATGGCAGGAGAAAATTATTCTAAACGTTTTTTTGCATCGTGGCAAACGGTAAACCGCTCGTATTCAGTTCCACCTCTTCCCGATTTTTCGGCGGCTGATGAATACGTGCAAAAAGGAGAATGGGACAATGCCATTTTATTGTGGAAAAGGTATGCAGCCGACGACAACGGACGAATGGCAATTAATGCGCGGTACAATCTTGCTTTGGGCTACGAGATGAAAGATGACATTGATACAGCCTTAAAATGGATTGTAGCAGCTCAACAAATTGCAACCGATTACCGCAGCAAAGAAGATTTAAAAATGATACTTCAATACAGAAAAATACTAACTAAACGACAAACAGATATAGCCAGGCTAAAGCAACTGTAA
- a CDS encoding DUF6340 family protein — MKPFYQFLILFLALLVNQGCNTLYNTKAIDIEIVVPGKVKIPGNYKTVAIKYNNSNISPNPFFQRSSFVDSTINRKTNLDSIASKVYFSQFIEEMKKQDFFDSITLLEEQDYSLIQVRDTNNYTFEENDGKILLQEDNRSKINVSLFSRLINQFPNTNKSYESEKYLDPHFGLYNASELQNIADSTNADLLLSLDYFASLDGIFYNKEIHLASEVVMVQACWNFYDLKKMEFINIYEKRDTILWDQFAENVRDVEEALPPRHDAVLNAADIVGESFAHMLIPHWEQVQRMYYSSGHIELKKTDQLIEEGKWLEAAEIWKANVNNPNKAIAAKSKYNMGLACEMQGNPEAALEWIVESFYVFGQKNQLHFDNCMDYIHILGQRKQDVKVLEKQFIDIE; from the coding sequence ATGAAACCTTTCTACCAATTCCTCATTCTGTTTCTTGCACTTCTGGTAAATCAGGGATGCAATACCCTTTACAATACAAAGGCGATTGACATAGAAATTGTTGTTCCCGGAAAAGTAAAAATACCGGGAAACTATAAAACGGTAGCCATTAAATACAACAACAGCAACATTTCTCCAAATCCTTTTTTTCAAAGATCATCTTTTGTTGATTCAACAATCAACCGTAAAACAAACCTCGACAGTATTGCTTCAAAGGTTTATTTCTCTCAGTTTATTGAAGAAATGAAAAAACAAGACTTTTTTGATTCGATAACACTGTTGGAAGAACAAGATTATAGTTTGATTCAGGTTCGTGATACGAACAATTACACGTTTGAAGAAAATGACGGCAAAATACTACTACAAGAAGACAACAGGAGTAAAATCAATGTCTCATTATTTTCACGACTCATTAATCAATTTCCAAATACAAACAAATCGTATGAATCGGAAAAGTATTTAGATCCGCATTTCGGATTATACAACGCCAGCGAATTGCAAAATATAGCGGATAGTACCAATGCAGATTTACTTTTATCCCTCGATTACTTTGCATCGCTCGACGGCATTTTTTACAACAAAGAAATTCATTTAGCCAGCGAAGTGGTAATGGTTCAGGCTTGTTGGAACTTTTACGATTTAAAAAAGATGGAGTTCATCAATATATACGAGAAACGAGATACAATTTTATGGGATCAGTTTGCAGAAAATGTAAGAGATGTTGAGGAAGCACTACCACCTCGGCACGATGCAGTTTTAAATGCCGCCGATATTGTAGGTGAAAGTTTTGCCCACATGTTAATTCCGCATTGGGAGCAGGTGCAAAGAATGTATTACAGCTCCGGGCATATTGAACTAAAAAAAACAGATCAGTTGATTGAGGAAGGCAAATGGTTGGAGGCAGCCGAAATCTGGAAAGCAAATGTAAACAATCCGAACAAGGCAATTGCTGCAAAAAGTAAATACAATATGGGTTTAGCCTGCGAAATGCAGGGGAATCCGGAAGCTGCGTTGGAATGGATAGTTGAATCATTCTATGTTTTTGGGCAAAAAAACCAATTGCATTTTGACAATTGTATGGATTACATACACATTCTGGGTCAACGAAAACAGGATGTAAAAGTACTGGAAAAGCAATTTATAGATATAGAATAA
- a CDS encoding S1-like domain-containing RNA-binding protein yields the protein MLEIGKINTLIINRETDNGVYLDGGDHGEILMPRKFVTDEVKAAGVAEVFVYTDSEDRLVATTETPLAMVGDFACLTVKATSSFGAFLDWGLPKDLLVPFREQRSKMMEGNSYWVYIYLDLLSNRIAASAKLNKFLDNTPPEYTKGQEVDLIIMEETDLGYKAIVNLEHSGMLYKNQVFQQLETGLRTKGYINKVRNDEKIDLLLEKPGYEKVDAISEKILNELRENRGFMAVSDKTSPEMIQAMFGISKKSFKKAIGGLYKKQLISFDSDGIKLIQ from the coding sequence ATGTTGGAAATAGGAAAAATAAATACGCTGATAATAAACCGTGAAACCGATAACGGTGTGTATTTGGATGGAGGCGATCATGGCGAAATATTAATGCCCAGGAAATTTGTTACCGATGAAGTAAAAGCAGCCGGAGTAGCTGAAGTATTTGTATATACCGACTCGGAAGACCGTTTGGTGGCAACCACTGAAACGCCGTTGGCGATGGTTGGCGATTTTGCTTGTTTAACAGTGAAAGCAACCAGTAGTTTTGGTGCTTTTCTGGATTGGGGATTGCCAAAAGATTTGTTGGTTCCTTTTCGTGAGCAACGCAGCAAAATGATGGAAGGGAATTCGTATTGGGTTTATATTTACCTCGATTTACTTTCGAACCGTATTGCTGCTTCGGCAAAGCTGAATAAATTTTTAGACAACACACCACCGGAGTATACCAAGGGGCAGGAAGTTGATTTAATTATAATGGAAGAGACTGATTTGGGGTACAAAGCGATTGTTAATCTTGAGCATTCGGGAATGTTATATAAAAACCAGGTTTTTCAGCAATTGGAGACTGGCTTAAGAACCAAAGGGTATATTAACAAAGTGCGAAACGACGAAAAAATAGACCTTTTACTCGAAAAGCCAGGTTACGAAAAAGTAGATGCCATTTCGGAGAAAATTTTGAATGAACTAAGGGAAAACCGTGGTTTTATGGCCGTTTCGGATAAAACCTCTCCTGAAATGATTCAGGCAATGTTTGGTATAAGCAAAAAGAGCTTTAAAAAAGCGATTGGAGGATTGTATAAAAAACAGCTGATCTCATTCGACTCGGATGGGATAAAGTTAATTCAATAA
- the recN gene encoding DNA repair protein RecN: MLSRLSISNYALIQTLQVDFHKNLNSVTGETGAGKSIILGALGLILGNRADLSVLKNKDEKCIVEGHFKVENYSLNAFFEENDLDYDPLTILRREITPAGKSRAFINDTPVNLKVLRELGLKLIDIHSQHQNLELSNQKFQLNLVDSVAGSETILSEYKKRFSEYKNQEKKLADVKEKAEKAKADLDYFQFQFNQLEEARLVENEQADLESELQKLSHAEDIKTAFSEVGHLLDTDAISVVQNVKEAQKALEKITDFDTDAAALSERLQSTLFELKDIIDEAEMLAERIEFNPSRIEEVNDRLNLIYSLQQKHNVDSVSALIELRTEFDEKINRAVGYENEIKRLEDDLKRQKTELEKVAKELSAVRKSAFPIIEKSVVADLKLMGMSKSRLQILHSFLEDFRSDGKDSVSVLFSANQDSAPDEISKIASGGEMSRLMLAIKNLLRSSKALPTVIFDEIDSGVSGEIAVKMGNIIKTFSASTQIINITHLPQIAAKGDVHLQVYKYEEEGKTFTSIKHLNKDERVEELAKMVGGEKLTNTAILAAQELLQN; the protein is encoded by the coding sequence ATGCTGTCGAGATTATCTATTTCCAATTACGCGTTAATACAAACCCTTCAGGTCGATTTTCATAAAAATCTGAATTCGGTTACGGGTGAAACAGGTGCCGGAAAGTCGATTATTCTTGGTGCATTGGGATTGATTTTAGGTAACCGGGCTGATCTTTCAGTCTTAAAAAACAAGGATGAGAAATGTATTGTGGAAGGCCATTTTAAGGTGGAAAACTATTCGCTTAATGCATTTTTTGAAGAGAATGACCTGGATTACGATCCCTTAACAATTTTACGAAGAGAAATTACTCCGGCCGGCAAATCAAGAGCCTTTATTAACGATACTCCCGTTAACCTAAAGGTATTGCGGGAACTGGGATTAAAGTTAATTGATATTCATTCGCAGCATCAGAACCTGGAATTGAGCAACCAAAAATTTCAGTTAAATCTTGTTGACTCGGTAGCGGGTTCTGAAACAATTCTTAGCGAGTATAAAAAACGTTTTTCGGAATACAAAAACCAGGAAAAAAAATTGGCCGATGTGAAAGAAAAGGCAGAAAAGGCAAAAGCAGATTTGGATTATTTTCAGTTTCAATTTAACCAGTTGGAAGAAGCAAGGTTGGTTGAAAATGAACAGGCAGACCTGGAGTCAGAACTGCAAAAATTGAGTCATGCCGAAGATATTAAAACAGCTTTCTCAGAAGTTGGACACTTATTGGATACCGATGCCATTTCAGTAGTTCAGAATGTAAAAGAGGCCCAAAAGGCACTCGAAAAAATTACGGACTTCGACACAGATGCAGCTGCTTTGTCTGAACGTTTGCAAAGTACCTTGTTCGAATTAAAGGACATTATTGACGAAGCTGAAATGCTTGCCGAACGTATTGAATTTAATCCTTCGCGTATTGAAGAAGTGAACGACAGGCTGAATCTGATATACAGTTTGCAACAAAAACACAACGTTGACTCAGTTAGTGCATTAATAGAATTGCGCACTGAGTTTGACGAAAAAATTAATCGTGCGGTTGGTTACGAGAACGAAATAAAACGACTGGAAGACGATTTGAAACGTCAAAAAACAGAACTTGAGAAAGTGGCAAAAGAATTATCAGCCGTCAGAAAAAGTGCGTTTCCAATTATTGAAAAATCTGTGGTAGCTGATTTAAAACTCATGGGAATGAGCAAATCGAGGTTGCAAATTTTGCACTCATTTCTGGAAGACTTTCGTTCTGATGGGAAAGATTCAGTTTCGGTTCTTTTCAGCGCAAATCAGGATTCGGCGCCCGATGAAATTTCGAAAATTGCTTCCGGTGGAGAAATGTCGCGTTTAATGTTGGCCATAAAAAATTTACTACGTAGTTCAAAAGCACTGCCCACTGTAATTTTTGATGAAATTGATTCAGGTGTTTCGGGTGAAATTGCCGTTAAAATGGGGAACATTATAAAAACCTTTTCTGCTTCAACCCAGATCATTAACATTACGCATTTACCACAGATAGCGGCAAAAGGAGATGTTCATCTACAGGTGTATAAATACGAGGAAGAAGGAAAAACCTTTACTTCAATTAAACATCTTAACAAGGATGAGCGGGTGGAAGAACTGGCGAAAATGGTGGGTGGAGAAAAACTCACAAATACTGCAATCCTAGCTGCACAGGAGCTTCTTCAGAACTAA
- a CDS encoding DUF4835 family protein has product MKKLAVIVFIVIAFVWASQAQELRCNVTVSAHSIQGANQNLFRTMQSDLYEFMNNRKWTEHVYSYDEKIRCNILIRLDEQISADEFKGSIQVQLTRPIFNSSYTSTVLNIKDNDFHCKYVEFQPLEYNETSNRDNLTNIMAFYAYVILGFDYDTFSEEGGTEYFQKAQAIVNNSQNAVQRGWKAFESERNRYWLIENVMNKSYASFRTCMYNYHRMGLDMMSERVEEGRANIANALKDIQKVFRRRPSTYILTMFFDAKADELVNVFSKSYPDERNRVMAILNEVDPSNGSKYEKIAENEGF; this is encoded by the coding sequence ATGAAAAAACTCGCCGTAATTGTTTTTATTGTTATTGCATTTGTTTGGGCATCTCAAGCTCAGGAATTGCGTTGTAATGTTACTGTTTCTGCTCACAGTATTCAGGGTGCGAACCAGAACTTATTTCGTACCATGCAGTCTGATTTATACGAATTTATGAATAACCGTAAATGGACAGAGCATGTGTATAGTTACGATGAAAAAATACGCTGTAACATTCTAATTCGTTTGGATGAGCAGATTTCTGCAGATGAATTCAAGGGATCTATTCAGGTGCAGTTAACCCGGCCTATATTTAATTCGAGCTACACTTCAACAGTATTAAATATAAAAGACAACGACTTTCATTGTAAATATGTAGAGTTTCAGCCGCTCGAGTACAACGAGACTTCTAATCGTGATAACCTGACCAATATTATGGCTTTTTATGCCTATGTTATTTTGGGTTTTGATTACGATACCTTTTCAGAAGAAGGAGGAACTGAGTATTTTCAGAAGGCACAAGCCATTGTAAACAACTCCCAAAATGCGGTTCAAAGAGGTTGGAAAGCTTTTGAAAGCGAACGAAACCGCTACTGGCTTATTGAAAATGTGATGAATAAATCGTATGCATCGTTCCGCACTTGTATGTACAATTACCACCGAATGGGTTTGGATATGATGTCGGAACGTGTGGAAGAGGGCAGGGCAAATATTGCCAATGCTTTAAAGGATATTCAGAAAGTATTTCGTCGTCGTCCGTCCACCTATATTTTAACCATGTTTTTTGATGCCAAAGCCGACGAGTTGGTTAATGTTTTCTCTAAATCGTACCCCGATGAAAGAAATCGGGTGATGGCAATCTTAAACGAAGTGGATCCGTCAAACGGAAGCAAGTACGAAAAAATTGCAGAGAACGAAGGTTTCTGA